A DNA window from Sordaria macrospora chromosome 4, complete sequence contains the following coding sequences:
- a CDS encoding mitochondrial 54S ribosomal protein uL15m yields the protein MPPRLPLAQAARCCQASLTATRPSVPASSSSLISLFAALSVQTRSASILASLSDNRGAYHKRIRKGRGPSSGYGKTSGRGMNGQKSKGKVNPWFQGGQTPLIVSHGRKGFVNQFAADMSELNLDKLHEWIEAGRIDPTKPITPKEIIKSGIIGSSIKDGIKLLGRGKEGFKIPINITVSRASGSAIEAIEAAGGKIVTRFYTKESLKRLVQGKSLHTDKPLPVGKEHVEEILAQARSLKKKYYRLPDPTSRWDIEYYRDPAHRGYLSHQLAPGESPSLYFKVPTGGEKVKVVRAEKVKASKTGDAVVSEKLF from the exons ATGCCTCCCAGGTTACCGCTCGCCCAGGCGGCGCGATGCTGCCAGGCCTCCCTCACAGCGACGAGACCTTCAGTACctgcctcgtcgtcgtccctcATTTCCCTCTTCGCCGCCCTCTCCGTCCAGACCAGAAGCGCATCCATCCTCGCCAGCTTGTCCGACAACAGGGGCGCCTACCACAAGCGCATCCGCAAGGGTCGCGGTCCCTCTTCTGGCTATGGCAAGACTTCGGGTCGTGGTATGAATGGTCAGAAGTCCAAAGGAAAGGTCAACCCATGGTTCCAGGGTGGTCAGACGCCTTTGATCGTCTCTCACGGCCGCAAGGGTTTCGTTAACCA GTTCGCTGCCGACATGTCCGAGCTGAACCTCGACAAGCTCCACGAATGGATCGAAGCCGGCCGTATCGACCCCACGAAGCCCATCACCCCCAAGGAGATCATCAAGTCCGGCATCAtcggcagcagcatcaaggacggcatcaagctCCTCGGCCGCGGCAAGGAAGGGTTCAAGatccccatcaacatcacggTTTCGCGCGCGTCCGGTTCGGCCATCGAGGCCATCGAGGCCGCCGGCGGCAAGATCGTCACCCGATTCTACACTAAGGAGTCGCTCAAGCGTCTGGTGCAGGGCAAGTCTCTCCACACCGATAAGCCGCTGCCGGTGGGCAAGGAGCACGTGGAGGAGATCCTGGCGCAGGCGCGGTcgctcaagaagaagtacTACCGCCTGCCGGACCCAACCAGCCGTTGGGATATCGAGTACTACAGAGATCCGGCGCATAGGGGCTATCTCAGCCACCAGCTCGCGCCCGGCGAGTCGCCCAGTTTGTACTTCAAGGTGCCGACGGGCGGCGAGAAGGTCAAGGTGGTCAGGGCCGAAAAGGTCAAGGCCAGCAAGACTGGGGATGCGGTGGTGTCGGAGAAGCTCTTCTAA